The following coding sequences are from one Alphaproteobacteria bacterium window:
- a CDS encoding AMP-binding protein, translating to MPENASHPWLTRYPAAVDWNGTLRTTPGAAMLEEAGVKWPDNLCIDFLGKTYTYKEVAALASRAAAGLQKLGVKKGDRIGLFLPNTPYYVIMYYAILKCGGVVVNFNPLYAEREVGNMIKDSGAEIMVTLNLQMTYGKLAKLLDTTPLRHVIVCRMQDILPFPQNILFSIFKRAQIATAPDDTRHTAYARLIENDGKYTPASVDPARDVAVLQYTGGTTGVPKGAMLSHANITVNALQSVLWCPEVRPGQERMMCVIPFFHVFAMTACMNFALMTGAAMILLPRFQIDQLVKTIHKKRPTLFPAVPTIYNAISNYPGLAKYDLSSIRYCISGGAGLPQEVKRDFEKLTGCILAEGYGLSESGPVASCNPVSGDSGGINKSGSIGLPLPGTVLEIVSLEDRATVRPQGEKGEVCIRGPQVMLGYWNNEDETAHALVQTPEGPRLHTGDVGYMDAEGYIFIVDRIKDMIAAGGYKIYPRHVEEAIYLHPGVEECIVAGVPDPYRGQTVKAWIKLKAGVELDEPALLHFLSDKLSKIEVPKLVEFRAALPKTLIGKLDRKALLAEEDSKRKLQER from the coding sequence ATGCCCGAAAACGCTTCCCATCCATGGCTTACCCGCTACCCCGCCGCCGTTGACTGGAACGGCACGCTGCGCACCACGCCCGGCGCGGCGATGCTGGAGGAGGCGGGTGTAAAATGGCCCGATAACCTGTGCATCGATTTTCTCGGCAAGACCTATACATATAAAGAAGTGGCGGCACTGGCTTCGCGCGCCGCCGCGGGGCTGCAGAAGCTGGGCGTGAAGAAGGGCGACCGCATCGGGCTTTTCCTGCCCAACACGCCTTATTACGTGATCATGTACTACGCGATCTTGAAGTGCGGCGGGGTGGTCGTGAATTTCAACCCGCTTTATGCCGAGCGCGAGGTCGGCAACATGATCAAGGACAGCGGCGCCGAGATTATGGTGACGCTGAATTTGCAAATGACCTACGGCAAACTGGCGAAATTGCTGGATACCACGCCGTTGCGCCATGTGATTGTTTGCCGGATGCAGGATATTTTGCCCTTTCCGCAAAACATTCTGTTTTCAATCTTCAAGCGCGCGCAGATCGCGACCGCGCCGGACGATACCCGCCACACAGCCTATGCGCGCCTGATCGAAAACGACGGCAAATATACGCCCGCCAGCGTGGACCCGGCGCGCGACGTGGCGGTTTTGCAATATACGGGCGGCACCACCGGCGTGCCCAAGGGCGCGATGCTTTCCCACGCCAACATCACCGTGAACGCGCTGCAATCGGTGCTGTGGTGCCCGGAAGTGCGGCCGGGGCAGGAGCGCATGATGTGCGTGATCCCGTTCTTCCATGTGTTCGCGATGACGGCATGCATGAATTTCGCGCTGATGACCGGCGCGGCGATGATTTTGCTGCCGCGCTTCCAGATCGACCAGCTCGTGAAAACCATCCATAAAAAGCGGCCGACCCTGTTCCCCGCCGTGCCCACCATTTACAACGCGATCAGCAATTATCCCGGGCTGGCGAAATACGATCTTTCCTCGATCCGTTATTGCATTTCCGGCGGCGCCGGGCTGCCGCAGGAAGTGAAGCGCGATTTCGAAAAATTGACGGGCTGTATCCTTGCCGAAGGCTATGGCTTGAGCGAAAGCGGCCCCGTTGCCAGCTGCAACCCGGTTTCGGGCGACAGCGGCGGGATCAATAAATCCGGTTCGATCGGGCTGCCGCTGCCGGGCACGGTGCTCGAGATTGTCAGCCTCGAAGATCGCGCGACGGTGCGCCCGCAGGGCGAAAAGGGCGAAGTTTGCATCCGCGGTCCGCAGGTGATGCTGGGCTACTGGAACAACGAAGACGAAACCGCGCACGCACTTGTGCAAACGCCGGAAGGGCCACGGCTGCATACCGGCGATGTCGGGTATATGGATGCGGAAGGCTATATTTTTATCGTCGATCGTATCAAGGATATGATCGCGGCCGGCGGATACAAGATATACCCCCGCCATGTGGAGGAAGCGATCTACCTGCATCCGGGGGTGGAAGAATGTATCGTCGCCGGCGTGCCCGATCCGTATCGCGGCCAGACCGTGAAGGCCTGGATCAAGCTGAAGGCCGGGGTCGAGCTGGACGAGCCGGCGCTGCTGCACTTTCTTTCCGATAAACTGTCGAAGATCGAGGTGCCGAAGCTGGTTGAATTCCGTGCCGCGCTGCCCAAGACGCTGATCGGCAAGCTCGACCGCAAGGCGCTTCTGGCCGAGGAAGACAGCAAACGGAAATTGCAGGAAAGGTGA
- a CDS encoding acyltransferase family protein: MPDAVRAAVPSVPMRLVGLDAMRSIAVICVFLVHIDFAWQGRSTADWWHLFPFSSLFNTVAIISALYILSAYVLALPFFGGRAPAVLPFMVKRFCRLYIPLVTTTLLVFFLYHITNTLVLDRYWVLSDGGQIMSSYPHVEPTELFADDAINRILMLGVFYVMPTPSSWEHVLDLLSLAGTSSSTTLNSVVWSLVHEIRLSMVFPALIILCRDTRRALLVAAALYTAASAAIVVTGDSDMWLHQTENFWVSWLITLRFAAFFIIGILLAKHSPVLAERIGKMARWKILATWLLVVSVFALPDYHVLAPLFAFAISVAVCLCVHSAGTQKILECTPLPWLGKTTYSFYILHLSLLAMVMQKMAGQFPYGAVCLTALVFTFVLSTAHYYTVELWSIKIGRRLGRMAAGFPGQTTTRSK; encoded by the coding sequence ATGCCTGACGCAGTACGTGCCGCGGTGCCATCGGTGCCTATGCGTCTGGTCGGGCTGGATGCGATGCGCAGCATCGCGGTTATATGTGTTTTTCTTGTACACATCGATTTTGCGTGGCAGGGCCGTAGCACGGCCGATTGGTGGCATCTGTTTCCGTTTTCCTCTCTTTTCAATACTGTAGCGATTATATCGGCGCTATATATACTGAGCGCCTATGTGTTGGCGCTGCCTTTTTTCGGGGGCCGCGCACCCGCCGTGCTGCCTTTTATGGTCAAGCGCTTTTGCAGGCTGTATATACCTTTGGTAACGACCACGTTACTGGTGTTTTTTTTGTATCACATAACGAATACGCTGGTGCTCGACCGCTATTGGGTGTTGTCGGATGGCGGGCAAATAATGTCTTCTTACCCCCATGTTGAGCCGACAGAACTTTTTGCCGATGACGCTATCAACCGGATTTTGATGCTGGGGGTTTTTTATGTAATGCCCACGCCATCTAGTTGGGAGCATGTTCTCGACCTGTTGTCCCTTGCCGGGACAAGTTCAAGCACAACATTGAACAGCGTTGTCTGGTCGCTGGTGCACGAGATTCGCCTGTCTATGGTTTTCCCGGCGCTCATTATACTGTGCCGTGATACGCGGCGTGCATTGTTGGTTGCCGCCGCGCTTTATACGGCTGCGTCGGCCGCCATTGTCGTGACAGGCGATAGCGATATGTGGCTGCATCAGACTGAAAATTTCTGGGTCAGTTGGCTGATCACGCTGCGTTTTGCGGCATTTTTCATTATCGGCATATTGTTGGCGAAGCATAGCCCCGTTCTGGCGGAACGGATCGGCAAGATGGCGCGATGGAAGATCCTTGCGACGTGGTTACTTGTTGTGTCGGTGTTTGCCTTGCCCGACTACCATGTGCTGGCGCCCCTGTTTGCCTTTGCGATTTCTGTGGCTGTTTGCCTGTGTGTGCACTCGGCCGGCACGCAAAAGATTCTGGAATGCACGCCGCTGCCATGGTTGGGCAAGACAACCTACAGTTTCTATATTCTGCATTTGTCGCTTCTTGCCATGGTTATGCAGAAGATGGCGGGCCAATTTCCCTACGGCGCTGTTTGCCTTACCGCCCTGGTGTTTACGTTTGTGCTATCGACCGCGCACTATTACACGGTTGAACTGTGGTCGATAAAAATCGGGCGCAGGCTTGGACGTATGGCCGCGGGCTTTCCCGGCCAGACAACCACGAGAAGCAAATGA
- a CDS encoding acyltransferase family protein, whose protein sequence is MTAAGGVHAAPGRIAALDALRGLAALCVFFTHTYSTWPGQSVDDFINFFPFYVFINHNAPIVFFVLSGYVMALPFFGPRPLGWLPFAAKRAARLYVPFAAATLVSTVLFYASSITPLYFTWTPWSTMPAESLISTINHTPLTPWPWLNDFLMLGRPGIAHAPLTWKSIYEQLALTGVTSMQTLNTVVWALVHEVRISLIFPLLIPLCRSTPRALLAGAAMFVIGTAGIVASGQSNMWLCETENAFVSWLITLRFIPFFIAGILLVRHREQIGALIAHMPRWGVAALWVAVIWVMCLPTYHVLDILFGAAVATIVALCSFSPWTQRVFMATPLPRLGRVAYGFYLLHLPVLFVLTSKLSTALPYWGICVAIFIVSFALATLLYHLTEVPSKKLGYWAAARFARHG, encoded by the coding sequence ATGACGGCAGCAGGCGGTGTCCATGCGGCACCCGGGCGCATTGCCGCGCTCGATGCCTTGCGCGGGCTGGCGGCGCTTTGCGTCTTTTTCACGCATACCTACAGCACGTGGCCGGGGCAATCGGTCGATGATTTTATCAATTTCTTTCCGTTCTATGTTTTCATCAACCACAACGCTCCGATCGTGTTCTTTGTGCTGAGCGGTTATGTGATGGCATTGCCGTTTTTCGGGCCGCGCCCTTTGGGCTGGCTGCCTTTCGCGGCCAAGCGCGCGGCGCGGCTTTATGTTCCCTTTGCCGCTGCCACGCTTGTTTCGACCGTGCTTTTCTACGCCTCTTCGATTACACCGCTGTATTTCACATGGACGCCGTGGAGCACCATGCCGGCCGAAAGCCTGATATCAACCATCAATCACACTCCGTTGACGCCGTGGCCGTGGCTGAATGATTTCCTGATGCTGGGGCGCCCGGGAATCGCGCATGCGCCGCTGACATGGAAAAGTATTTATGAACAGCTGGCGCTGACCGGCGTGACCAGTATGCAAACGCTCAATACCGTTGTGTGGGCGCTGGTGCATGAAGTGCGCATATCGCTGATCTTTCCGCTGCTGATTCCGCTCTGTCGTTCGACCCCGCGCGCATTGCTGGCGGGTGCGGCGATGTTCGTTATTGGCACCGCCGGCATCGTGGCATCGGGGCAGAGCAATATGTGGCTGTGCGAAACCGAAAACGCGTTCGTCAGCTGGTTGATCACGCTGCGGTTCATCCCATTCTTCATAGCCGGTATTTTGCTTGTCCGGCACCGCGAACAGATCGGCGCACTGATCGCGCACATGCCGCGCTGGGGCGTGGCGGCGCTTTGGGTGGCGGTGATATGGGTGATGTGCCTGCCCACATACCATGTGCTCGATATTCTGTTCGGCGCGGCCGTGGCCACGATCGTGGCGTTGTGCAGTTTTTCACCTTGGACGCAGCGCGTTTTCATGGCAACGCCGTTGCCGCGGCTCGGGCGCGTGGCGTACGGGTTTTATCTTTTACATTTGCCGGTGCTGTTTGTTTTAACTTCCAAACTTTCCACCGCATTGCCTTATTGGGGGATATGCGTCGCGATTTTTATCGTCAGCTTCGCGCTGGCGACGTTGCTGTATCACCTTACCGAGGTGCCTTCGAAGAAGCTCGGCTATTGGGCGGCGGCGCGCTTCGCGCGGCACGGCTGA
- a CDS encoding WD40 repeat domain-containing protein has protein sequence MGAATSAIAREWQLGAPVVGMCTNLQGSWLGIALGDGRLAMLKAEEFPDNPKFVALHEGVALSLAPDADGAGFLTGGDDGRVCVIEPSSDAPTILAEHKGKWIDHVAASGKEGLRAYAIGKELFLLDAEGKQAGAPLPHPSSIGGLAFTPKGKRIAASHYNGVSLWWTHAREQQPNVLAWKGSHLGILWHPEGKIVMTTMQEGALHGWRLSDMNEMRMAGYAGKVRSMAWTAKSKYLASSGAGVPVCWPFTGGGPWGKPPLTPGSERPALVTQVAPHPRDEMLAAGYADGAAALLPLDGRSIDVMIAPAVEGGAIAGLAWNGDGDCLFAAREDGTLMLFTLQSVGRAVKGGKP, from the coding sequence ATGGGCGCTGCAACTTCCGCCATCGCCCGGGAATGGCAACTGGGCGCGCCTGTCGTGGGCATGTGCACCAACCTGCAGGGTAGCTGGCTCGGCATCGCGCTGGGTGACGGGCGGCTCGCGATGCTGAAGGCCGAAGAATTTCCCGATAACCCCAAATTCGTTGCCTTGCATGAAGGCGTTGCGCTGTCGCTGGCGCCCGATGCCGATGGCGCGGGGTTTCTTACGGGCGGCGATGACGGGCGCGTATGCGTGATCGAGCCGTCTTCGGACGCACCGACTATACTGGCAGAACATAAAGGCAAATGGATCGACCATGTCGCCGCCAGCGGCAAGGAAGGTTTGCGCGCCTATGCCATCGGCAAGGAACTTTTTTTGCTGGATGCGGAAGGCAAGCAGGCGGGCGCGCCGCTCCCGCACCCTTCTTCCATCGGCGGACTGGCCTTCACGCCCAAGGGCAAGCGCATCGCCGCCAGCCATTATAACGGCGTCAGCCTGTGGTGGACGCATGCGCGCGAACAGCAGCCGAACGTGCTGGCGTGGAAGGGATCGCATCTCGGCATCCTCTGGCACCCGGAAGGCAAGATCGTCATGACCACGATGCAGGAAGGCGCGCTGCATGGCTGGCGCCTGTCCGACATGAATGAAATGCGCATGGCGGGTTATGCCGGCAAGGTCCGTTCCATGGCATGGACCGCCAAATCGAAATACCTCGCCAGCTCCGGCGCGGGGGTGCCGGTATGCTGGCCCTTCACCGGCGGCGGGCCGTGGGGCAAGCCCCCCCTGACGCCGGGCAGCGAGCGACCCGCGCTTGTGACGCAGGTCGCGCCGCATCCGCGCGATGAAATGCTGGCAGCGGGCTATGCCGACGGCGCGGCCGCGCTGCTGCCGCTCGATGGCCGCAGCATCGATGTGATGATTGCGCCGGCGGTGGAAGGCGGCGCCATCGCGGGCCTTGCATGGAACGGGGACGGCGATTGCCTGTTCGCGGCGCGCGAAGACGGCACGCTTATGTTATTCACGCTGCAAAGCGTCGGGCGCGCGGTCAAGGGCGGCAAACCGTAG
- a CDS encoding GTP-binding protein — MAEQTPVTVLTGYLGAGKTTLLNRILSEQHGKKYAVVVNEFGEIGIDNELVVNSDEEIFEMNNGCICCTVRGDLIRILGGLMKRAGGFDGIIIETTGLADPGPVTQTFFADEDVAAKTRLDGIVTVTDARYLPLRLKDSREAAQQIAFADIVLLNKTDLVSPPELDAIERTIRSINSTAKIIRAEKCAVPLESVLGLGAFDLKRILERDPHFLEPEKAHDHHHDHGHDHDHTCDEHCGHDHDHAHAHEHKHGHNHVHESGIASLSFSSEKPLDPARFENWMADLRANKGPDLLRYKGILNLKGSEERFVVQGVHMMMDAATLPPWKAGEKRISRLVFIGRDLNEAELRAGFEACAA; from the coding sequence ATGGCTGAACAAACACCCGTTACCGTCCTTACCGGCTATCTCGGAGCCGGGAAAACCACGCTGCTCAACCGCATTTTGTCGGAGCAGCACGGCAAGAAATATGCCGTGGTGGTGAACGAGTTCGGCGAGATCGGCATCGATAACGAGCTTGTCGTGAACAGCGACGAGGAAATTTTCGAAATGAACAACGGCTGCATCTGCTGCACGGTGCGCGGCGATCTCATCCGCATCCTCGGCGGGCTGATGAAGCGCGCCGGCGGCTTCGACGGCATCATCATCGAAACCACGGGCCTCGCTGATCCCGGCCCGGTGACACAAACTTTTTTTGCCGACGAGGACGTGGCGGCAAAAACCCGGCTCGATGGCATCGTCACGGTGACGGATGCGCGGTATTTGCCCCTGCGCCTCAAAGACAGCCGCGAAGCGGCGCAGCAAATCGCCTTCGCCGATATCGTGCTGCTCAACAAAACCGATCTTGTGTCGCCGCCCGAACTTGACGCGATCGAACGCACGATCCGCAGCATCAACAGCACCGCAAAAATCATCCGCGCCGAAAAATGCGCGGTGCCGCTTGAAAGCGTGCTCGGGCTCGGCGCTTTCGATCTCAAACGCATCCTGGAGCGCGACCCGCATTTTCTTGAACCCGAAAAGGCGCACGACCATCATCACGATCATGGACATGATCACGATCACACATGCGACGAACATTGCGGACACGATCACGATCATGCCCATGCGCACGAACACAAACACGGGCACAACCACGTGCATGAAAGCGGTATCGCAAGCCTGTCGTTCAGCAGCGAAAAACCGCTCGATCCCGCGCGTTTCGAAAACTGGATGGCCGATCTGCGCGCCAACAAAGGCCCGGATTTGCTGCGCTACAAGGGCATCCTTAACCTCAAGGGCAGCGAGGAAAGGTTCGTCGTGCAGGGCGTTCACATGATGATGGATGCGGCCACGCTGCCGCCCTGGAAAGCGGGCGAAAAGCGCATCAGCCGTCTGGTTTTCATCGGCCGCGACCTTAACGAAGCCGAACTGCGGGCCGGCTTCGAAGCCTGCGCCGCCTGA
- a CDS encoding NAD-dependent epimerase/dehydratase family protein, translated as MVHLVTGGSGFVGAAIARALLADGAHVRVFDLWRAPDLPQGVSFVQGDVTDAAAVGAAMQDVTHVHHNAALVPLSRDRRRVWHVNVEGTRTVLEAARRTNVRRFVHMSSSTVFGVPENVPVTGASPRVPFEAYGRAKKAGEDLVLAAMESGFPAAVIRPRTVIGPGRLGIFAILFSWIRAGANIPVFGSGDNLFQFVHVDDIAQAGLLCCARKARGAFNIGAENFGTLRGDLEFLCRYAGTGSRVISLPSGPAIAALRLLDIMRLSPLAPWHYRTYHKPFYFDMEPARSMLGFRARHDNRTLLTEGYDWYCRHGDGEAGHDASLHKRPVRQGMLHFVRFLLRMGGKAS; from the coding sequence ATGGTTCATTTGGTCACCGGCGGTTCGGGCTTTGTGGGCGCGGCGATTGCGCGCGCGCTTTTGGCCGACGGCGCGCATGTGCGGGTTTTTGACCTGTGGCGCGCTCCCGATTTGCCGCAGGGCGTTTCCTTTGTGCAGGGCGATGTGACCGATGCCGCTGCCGTTGGTGCGGCGATGCAGGACGTAACACACGTGCATCACAACGCCGCGCTGGTGCCGCTGTCCAGGGACAGACGGCGGGTTTGGCATGTGAATGTGGAGGGCACGCGCACGGTTCTGGAAGCCGCGCGGCGCACGAACGTGCGAAGATTCGTGCATATGTCATCGAGCACCGTGTTTGGCGTGCCCGAAAACGTGCCGGTGACGGGCGCATCGCCGCGCGTGCCGTTCGAAGCCTATGGCAGGGCAAAAAAGGCGGGCGAAGACCTTGTGCTGGCGGCAATGGAAAGCGGGTTCCCTGCCGCCGTGATAAGGCCGCGCACCGTGATCGGCCCCGGACGGCTCGGGATTTTCGCGATCCTGTTTTCATGGATCCGGGCGGGCGCCAACATTCCGGTGTTCGGCAGCGGCGATAATTTGTTCCAGTTCGTACATGTCGATGATATCGCGCAGGCCGGTCTTTTGTGTTGCGCGCGCAAGGCGCGCGGCGCTTTTAACATAGGCGCAGAGAATTTCGGCACGCTGCGCGGCGATCTGGAATTTCTGTGCCGGTATGCGGGAACGGGTTCGCGCGTTATAAGTTTGCCTTCCGGGCCCGCAATCGCCGCGCTGCGGCTGCTCGATATCATGCGGCTTTCGCCGCTGGCGCCGTGGCATTACCGCACCTATCACAAACCGTTCTATTTCGATATGGAGCCGGCGCGCAGCATGCTTGGTTTCCGCGCGCGCCATGATAACCGCACGCTTCTGACAGAAGGTTATGACTGGTATTGCCGCCATGGCGATGGCGAAGCCGGGCACGATGCGTCGCTGCACAAAAGGCCCGTACGGCAAGGCATGCTGCATTTCGTGCGTTTTTTGCTGCGCATGGGGGGAAAAGCATCGTGA
- a CDS encoding FAD-binding protein — MNGDFLLSLPAALDCEVLVVGSGAGGCMAADALAGAGADVLMIEEGPYVPQSAMPKTSASEVQAMWRGGGLTAAFGPVPVAYAEARCVGGGTEINSGIMQRVPDALLEEWARIHALADFGADALRPYYDKVWAELVPAAPPETGPPGRVAGLLQLGAQRKGLRHEALVRAADGGRRHSMTATLLPRAQARGMRLVAQCEARKIIWKRGAGGRAVVRGVEAHATGPDGQRRRVHIACKQLFLAAGAIHTPALLRRSGITENIGNSLRLHPVLKVLADFGEPTGAMAERVPLAAITEFMPSLRMGGSVFTPGFFGMALAENWRDRAALLPRHRDCALYYTMARAQARGRVRPLPGMAEPLVRYAPTDTDRAALARGLESLAGALLAAGARRVIPSLAGHPGWDSESAIDAMRIMESAPARAQMMAIHLMGSCPMHGDRAQGAVDPFGRLYGFKNAVIADASAMPEAPGVNPQATVMALAARAAASWLAVRGQSV, encoded by the coding sequence ATGAACGGCGATTTTTTGCTTTCGTTGCCGGCCGCGCTGGATTGCGAGGTGCTGGTTGTCGGCTCCGGCGCGGGCGGCTGCATGGCGGCTGACGCGCTGGCGGGCGCCGGGGCGGACGTGCTGATGATCGAGGAAGGGCCTTATGTGCCGCAAAGCGCCATGCCGAAGACAAGCGCAAGCGAGGTGCAGGCGATGTGGCGCGGCGGCGGGCTAACGGCCGCATTCGGCCCCGTCCCGGTTGCGTATGCCGAGGCGCGCTGCGTCGGCGGCGGCACCGAAATTAACAGCGGGATCATGCAGCGCGTGCCGGATGCGTTGCTCGAAGAATGGGCGCGTATCCATGCGCTGGCGGATTTCGGCGCGGACGCGCTGCGGCCCTATTATGACAAGGTGTGGGCCGAACTTGTGCCGGCCGCACCGCCGGAAACCGGCCCGCCGGGCCGCGTAGCCGGTTTGTTGCAGCTTGGCGCGCAGCGCAAGGGCTTGCGCCATGAAGCGCTTGTCCGCGCCGCGGATGGCGGGCGCAGACATTCGATGACGGCAACGTTATTGCCGCGCGCGCAGGCACGCGGCATGCGGCTTGTGGCGCAATGCGAGGCGCGAAAAATCATATGGAAGCGCGGCGCGGGCGGCCGGGCGGTTGTGCGGGGCGTGGAAGCGCATGCGACCGGGCCGGACGGCCAGCGCCGCCGCGTGCATATTGCGTGCAAGCAACTTTTCCTTGCCGCGGGCGCGATCCATACGCCCGCGCTGCTTCGCCGCAGCGGCATTACGGAAAATATCGGGAACAGTTTGCGGCTGCATCCTGTGCTGAAAGTTCTGGCCGATTTCGGTGAACCCACGGGCGCCATGGCCGAACGCGTGCCGCTGGCGGCGATAACGGAATTCATGCCTTCGCTGCGCATGGGCGGCTCGGTTTTCACGCCGGGGTTTTTTGGCATGGCGCTGGCGGAAAACTGGCGCGACCGCGCCGCGCTGTTGCCCCGTCACCGCGATTGCGCGCTTTATTACACGATGGCGCGCGCGCAGGCGCGCGGGCGGGTGCGGCCATTGCCGGGCATGGCGGAGCCGCTTGTGCGCTATGCGCCGACCGATACCGACCGCGCCGCGCTGGCGCGCGGGCTGGAAAGCCTTGCCGGTGCCTTGCTGGCGGCAGGGGCGCGGCGCGTTATCCCTTCGCTTGCTGGGCACCCTGGCTGGGACAGCGAAAGTGCGATCGATGCGATGCGGATCATGGAAAGCGCGCCCGCGCGGGCGCAGATGATGGCGATCCATCTTATGGGCAGCTGTCCCATGCACGGGGACCGCGCGCAGGGCGCGGTGGACCCGTTTGGCCGCCTTTACGGGTTTAAAAATGCCGTGATCGCGGATGCCAGCGCGATGCCGGAAGCGCCCGGGGTCAATCCGCAGGCGACGGTGATGGCGCTGGCGGCGCGGGCCGCCGCTTCGTGGCTGGCAGTGCGCGGACAGAGCGTGTAA
- a CDS encoding 4'-phosphopantetheinyl transferase superfamily protein, giving the protein MERSWTIECAARPVLLFLHSEPPVSDTAHHASVSAAERKRAAAMNAPARAHTFLFARACLRRHLGHLLGITPEAVPVTLLENGKPVLPGGEAAFSLSHSTGPDGTRILIGIMRGAGYLGVDLQHMGPATDIEAIAKRFFSAEENAELAAVPPASRRRTGFDIWCKREARFKLGTNDARAAFADGALDDGFVYAVCAA; this is encoded by the coding sequence ATGGAACGATCCTGGACAATAGAATGCGCCGCCAGGCCGGTGCTGCTTTTTCTGCATAGCGAACCGCCCGTTTCCGATACGGCGCACCATGCAAGCGTATCCGCCGCCGAACGCAAGCGCGCCGCTGCCATGAACGCGCCCGCCCGCGCGCATACTTTCCTTTTTGCCCGCGCCTGCCTGCGCCGGCATCTCGGGCACTTGCTGGGCATAACGCCCGAAGCCGTGCCCGTTACGCTGCTTGAAAACGGCAAACCGGTTTTGCCCGGCGGCGAAGCCGCCTTCAGCCTTTCGCACAGCACCGGGCCGGATGGCACAAGAATCCTGATCGGCATCATGCGCGGCGCGGGCTATCTTGGTGTCGATCTCCAGCATATGGGCCCGGCCACGGATATCGAAGCGATCGCGAAGCGCTTTTTCAGCGCAGAGGAAAACGCCGAACTTGCCGCCGTGCCGCCCGCTTCGCGCCGCCGCACGGGCTTCGATATATGGTGCAAACGCGAGGCGCGCTTCAAGCTGGGAACAAATGATGCGCGCGCGGCCTTCGCGGACGGCGCATTGGATGATGGTTTTGTCTATGCGGTCTGCGCCGCCTAG
- a CDS encoding aspartate 1-decarboxylase, whose amino-acid sequence MRSVLRSKIHKATVTDADLSYIGSITLDMDLADKAGLWPGEKVMVVSNTSGARLETYVIAGERGSGTVCMNGAAAHLIKKGEEIIVMGFELTETPVTPKSILVDARNRFVRYL is encoded by the coding sequence ATGCGCTCCGTCCTGCGCTCAAAAATACATAAGGCGACCGTCACGGACGCCGATCTTTCCTACATCGGCAGCATCACGCTCGATATGGATCTCGCCGACAAGGCGGGTCTGTGGCCGGGGGAAAAGGTCATGGTCGTGAGCAACACATCGGGTGCGCGGCTTGAAACCTATGTGATTGCGGGCGAGCGCGGCAGCGGCACGGTGTGCATGAACGGCGCGGCGGCGCATTTGATCAAGAAGGGCGAGGAAATTATCGTCATGGGCTTCGAGCTGACCGAAACCCCGGTTACGCCGAAATCCATCCTCGTCGATGCGCGCAATCGCTTCGTGCGGTATCTGTAG
- the lipB gene encoding lipoyl(octanoyl) transferase LipB — translation MVYDEPMQTASLPTGHSIEWTVSAAPVPYANAMAAMEERVGDIIDGAAREKVWLLEHPPLYTAGTSADPAELLNPNGMPVFQTGRGGRYTYHGPGQRIAYVMMDLRRRHGACGPDLRGYISDLEEWVIASLADCGVVSGRRKGRIGIWVNHAGNEEKIAAIGVRVRRWVTFHGVAINVAPNLAHFRGIVPCGIREHGVTSLAALGRDTGRSVSMAELDAALRRNWDEVFAPRAGMPAAAGTGEPEALQTA, via the coding sequence ATGGTTTATGATGAGCCAATGCAGACCGCGTCCCTCCCTACCGGCCACAGCATAGAATGGACCGTCAGCGCCGCTCCCGTTCCTTACGCGAACGCGATGGCGGCGATGGAAGAACGTGTCGGCGATATCATTGATGGCGCGGCGCGCGAAAAAGTCTGGCTGCTCGAACATCCCCCGCTTTACACCGCCGGCACCAGCGCCGACCCCGCCGAGCTTCTGAACCCGAACGGCATGCCGGTTTTCCAGACCGGGCGCGGCGGGCGCTATACCTATCATGGCCCCGGGCAACGCATCGCTTACGTGATGATGGATCTGCGCCGCCGCCATGGCGCATGCGGCCCGGATTTGCGCGGCTATATCAGCGATCTTGAAGAATGGGTGATCGCCTCGCTCGCCGATTGCGGCGTGGTTTCGGGCCGCCGCAAGGGGCGCATCGGCATTTGGGTCAATCATGCGGGCAACGAAGAAAAGATCGCCGCCATCGGCGTGCGCGTGCGGCGCTGGGTGACCTTCCACGGCGTCGCCATCAATGTTGCGCCCAATCTTGCACATTTCCGCGGCATCGTGCCGTGCGGGATCCGCGAACATGGCGTGACCTCGCTTGCAGCGCTTGGCCGCGATACCGGCCGCAGCGTAAGCATGGCCGAGCTTGATGCCGCGCTGCGCCGCAACTGGGATGAGGTTTTTGCGCCCCGCGCAGGCATGCCGGCCGCCGCCGGGACCGGCGAACCCGAAGCGCTGCAGACCGCCTGA